CAAAAAAATTAGAAAGCATAAAAAATTTTATAAAGGTATATGAGCAAAAACATAAACAACCTTCTTCTACAAAAGAAATAAACAATATCAATACGAATGAAATTCTAGAAGCAATAATACAACTAAAAGAAGAAATAATACAACTAAAAGAAGAAATACAAAAAATGAGAAAACAAGAACAAGAAGAACTCAAAGAAAAAAACAAGGAAATAACGGAACCAAAAGAAATGATGCAAAAAAAATGACACAAACAAAATTTATGCACATACACAAAAGTCATTCAAACACATGCAATACAAAAAACATTTGACTTTAATTTTAAATTTTATTAATTTTAATAAGCAGGTTCACATAACATTTTAAATCAAAAACTAAGACTGCAAAGAATATTCTATTCAAATTTAAAATCACTGTAACTAAAATGTAGGAGAAATATTTTTTGATTTTTTAGATAAATCAAAAAATATGTCAAAAAAAATCAACATTAAAGTCAATATCAACAAATTAATTAAAAATCTGGTTGACATTAATTCTGAATTGATCTAAACTTAAAATCATGATTCTACTTATTACAATTAATATTAAGGTTTTTTATTATATATATTGTTTTACTAAAGTCGTTTCCAAGGTGTTTGGGAGGATAAGAGAATGGTGCATAAAAAAAATCACCTCGACTTTAAGTCTAGTCAAGAGTGAATTATTTATATATAATAAATATATAAATTTCCAAAGCTTCATGAACACATGAAAATCTAAACTTTGGAATACAAAAATATTAATCCTATGAATAGTGTAACAAAAGAAACAAAAAAATTCAATTCAAATGATACCAAAGACCAAATAAAGTCAATACTAAAATCACTTGTAGAATTAAATAAAGATAAAACATCTTCTGCTGCTACTAAATTTATCCGTGTATCACAAGTTAGATATCAAATAAACAGAATGTTAAGACGCAAGCTGCGCTTGTATAAAATATACTGGATAATAGATATAAAGAATGCAAAATACAGGAAGTCGTGTGGAGTAGAAGAATACTCAGCACGTGATATATACAATATAGTAATCAAGCTGCTGAAAAATGATGGACAAAAGACAGTATGTAAACGAACAATTGAAAGAGATATAAAGTTATTAAATGAAATGGGTCTTTTAGAATCTAAAATCATAAGATTTGGTGAAAATAAGGGCAGCATGTCTTTTTATAAACAAAATATGCAGTTAGCACATTTACATAAAGACATAATCTTTAAATACCTTTTACATTTACTAAAAGAGAATTTAAGTGATAAAAAAATTGTTGGTAATTTTGATGACTCATTAGAAGAAAGCAATTTTAATTACACAAATCTAAAAAAATTTGGAATCCTATCTGAAATAGATGACCCAAATAAAAGTGTAATGTCGCATCGTGTCGCCCCTCATGCTTTTAATAGTAAAGCTAATATAAGCAATAATAAGAATTCTAAAGAATTGCTTCTTAAGAATAATGATTCGAGTAAACCAAAAAAAGAAGAGTGTAGATTTAAAAGGAATGATGTAGAGACAAGGTTAACCTCTGAACATAAAATCAGTAAAAATTATCTAAACCAAATAAAAGAATACAGTAACAACGATGCAACATATATCAATGCCCTAATCAATCTAGAGACTGCAATAAATGAGTACCAAGGTGAATATTACATCGAAGATATTTTAGAACATTTCTTAAAGCAGTTTGGTAATAGGTACAAGTATAAGATTTGGATGATGATGAAGCGTAGTGATGGAGTTATTAGCGATTATGATCTTATTTGGGAAGGTAGGTTTAGGGATTGGTATCCCAATAAGTACAAGAGTAATTGTGCCGTCAAATCGACTTATGGAGAAAATTTACGAATAGGAATTAAAAAAGCATCTGTTGTTAAGGAGAAAAGGGCTAATGAGCAGTTAAATGTAGAAGAATTAAGAGAGAAAGAAAAAGAAAAAGAAAAAGAGAGTGAAGAGCAAAGAAAACGCGAATCTGCTAGTCTGCAAAAATATTTAACTGGGTTATTTGAAAGAGAAGCAAAAGAAAGAGAAGAGCGACTTAGGAAGGCAAGAGAAGAAGAATTGAATTTAAAAAAGAAAGCTAGAGCAAGCATGCTTGCTACTTTGGAAAGGAGTAAGAAAGGGTGTGTTGAGTTGGGTATAGCAAATAATGGGATGGATAACATGATAGATGCTAGTTCAAATGATGATTCTATGGTTAAATTTGCAATTAGAGATGAGTTTGGCGGCTTTAAAACTACTAAGGGGATGAGTATGCTGAATTTGGGAATAATGATTGAAGATATAGGCCAAAATGAGAATTTAAAAGAAAAGGAGAGTAAATGAGATTTAATTTGAAATATTTAGCAAGAAGATTATATAAGAATGCCTAGATTTTGGAATACTTACATGAGCCGTGAAGTGCAATCTAAAAGGACAGATAAGAAAATAATTAACTTTGTAATGTATAAGTTTTGTTTGTATTATACTTTATTTAAAGAATTGGTGAAATAAATTCTTTAAATAAAGTATAATAGTCAAGCAAGGAGATTCTTATGGGACTAGCCCAACCAATAGTTACGCAACAAATGGTAGTAGCAGAGCTAACTAAAGCAGGAATTGATAGAGATATTGCTATTGATTTATCTTATAGGTACTATAGGAATGAGTTAACGTATAAGGATATTGAGTATTTAGAAAATACATTTAATCTTAAACTCGAGAAAGTAGAGTCAAACTTAAAATCCGATGTTAAGGATTTAGATAATAAAATAGACATTAAATTTAATGATCTTAATAATAAAATAGATACTGTAGAGAATAGTTTTAATGTAAAGGTAGAGAATATAAGGGGTGAATTAAAGTCAGATATTAAGGATTTAGATGATAAGATAGGAAATGTAGAGAATAATCTAAATGTAAAAATAGAAAATGTAAGGAATGAGTTAAAGTCCGATGTTAAAGATCTTGATAATAAGATAGAGAGTGTAAGGAGTGAGTTAAAATCAGATATTGCTTTAGTAAGTAATGAGATTTCACTTGTAAGGAAGGATATAGAAATCAATAAGATGGAGTTTAAGAGTACATTGAGGTTACACAATTGGTTGTTTGGAACGATTATTACTATATGTTTAGGAATATTATTAACATTGATATTTAAGTAGGGTACGAATATATACTAATGGGTGTTATTCTAGAGGGACTGACAAGTTGTTAGAATAATAGCGAATAGCACAGAGGTGTTTAGTACAGTGGAGAGGGGAGGAAAAATATTTTTTGCAGCGATTTTTATATCTTTTAAAGAGTAGTGACTATTTTATTTGTTTTGAATTTAATATATGTTAATAATGATTTTCGAAATCAATTAGTGAATATTATGAAAGTGCTCAAATTATTATTTAATTTGCCTATTCTTTGTAAAGAATAGGCAAATTAAATAATATTCCTACAACATACATTGCAAAAAAATACACATAAAAATCTTTATTTTTTTACTTCCAAGATCTATGACAGTAGACATATTGATATTTTCTAAACTAAAATTTATACTAAAATACACTAATTAAAGTTATATATAATCGAATACAAAATTCGTACTAATTTACATTTAAAAATGTAGTAAATTTATATATTTCAATCTTAACAAATTATTATGTATAAATATGCAAATTTAAAGTAAATAAAATATCATTTTTTATTTAAAATATTTAAAAATCGATGCTGAAAATACTTTCTTATCTCCTCACTGTACTAAACACTTCTGTACTATTAACTGTTATTCTAATCACTTAAAATTATTCTTCCTGGAATAGTTTTAAGTAGTACATATTAATACCCGACCTACTTAACCAACAATGATATTAAAGCTAAAAATATACCTAAACTTA
This is a stretch of genomic DNA from Borrelia coriaceae. It encodes these proteins:
- a CDS encoding plasmid maintenance protein, with translation MEYKNINPMNSVTKETKKFNSNDTKDQIKSILKSLVELNKDKTSSAATKFIRVSQVRYQINRMLRRKLRLYKIYWIIDIKNAKYRKSCGVEEYSARDIYNIVIKLLKNDGQKTVCKRTIERDIKLLNEMGLLESKIIRFGENKGSMSFYKQNMQLAHLHKDIIFKYLLHLLKENLSDKKIVGNFDDSLEESNFNYTNLKKFGILSEIDDPNKSVMSHRVAPHAFNSKANISNNKNSKELLLKNNDSSKPKKEECRFKRNDVETRLTSEHKISKNYLNQIKEYSNNDATYINALINLETAINEYQGEYYIEDILEHFLKQFGNRYKYKIWMMMKRSDGVISDYDLIWEGRFRDWYPNKYKSNCAVKSTYGENLRIGIKKASVVKEKRANEQLNVEELREKEKEKEKESEEQRKRESASLQKYLTGLFEREAKEREERLRKAREEELNLKKKARASMLATLERSKKGCVELGIANNGMDNMIDASSNDDSMVKFAIRDEFGGFKTTKGMSMLNLGIMIEDIGQNENLKEKESK
- the bdr gene encoding Bdr family repetitive protein codes for the protein MGLAQPIVTQQMVVAELTKAGIDRDIAIDLSYRYYRNELTYKDIEYLENTFNLKLEKVESNLKSDVKDLDNKIDIKFNDLNNKIDTVENSFNVKVENIRGELKSDIKDLDDKIGNVENNLNVKIENVRNELKSDVKDLDNKIESVRSELKSDIALVSNEISLVRKDIEINKMEFKSTLRLHNWLFGTIITICLGILLTLIFK